The following DNA comes from Micromonospora chokoriensis.
GCCCTACCAGATGTTCGGCTGCGCCTGGGTCGGCATGTTCGCCGGCCTGCTGCCCAGGCTCCGGGGACGGGCGGAGATCGCCCTGCTCGCCGCCTACGCCGCCGTCAGCGGGTACTTCTTCGGCTTCATGCTGAACCTGTCGTTCTGGCCGTTCTCCCTCGACCCGACCAGCTCGATCGCCTACCAACCCGGCCTACCGATGCTGGACCAACTCCACCGGTACCTGACCTTCTTCACCGTCACCTCACTGGGCTGGGACACCGGACGAGCGGTCACCACGGCCGTCCTTGTCACCCTTGCCGGACCAGCGGTCCTGGGTGCGTTCCGGCGCGCAGCCCGCCGGGCGCACTTTCAAGCGGCACCGACGTTCACCGCCGCCGTGTCGACCGCGGCCCACTCTGAACCAGCCTCCGCTGGTCATGAATCTCAGACTTAATTGACGACATTGCGACGCCAAACGGAAGAAGGTGTCCCCTGACCTGCCTCGATCCGGAGGTGGGCAACACCCCAACCTAGGTCGGAACTCGAAGGCAGACAGAGTCTGAGCACCGAGACCAACAGACCTCGCCTGAGGAACAACCCGTCGCAGTCGATGACTACTCCGATGAGCCCTACTCGGCCGTCCTCCGCCGTCAACTGCGAGACCGCCAGAACATCTTGGCCAATGGTCACGGGCGAGTACGTCGGAGCCAGCCCGTCGTCGCAGCTATTCTCCCGGCCTGCAGTTGTGGGTGGGAGGAGGAACGCTATGTACCTCGCAGAGTTGGAGCTGTCCGGATTCCGTGCGTTTACCAAGGCCCGAATTCCATTACGACGCGGTGTGACCGTGTTGCTGGGGGAGAACAGCGCGGGAAAGTCGGGCGGTATGGACGCCCTGCGGCTTGTGACGGATCCACTTGATGGCCGGCGTTCGCTGTGGGCTGACCCTGACGATGTGTGCCGTACCGGGGAACATGCTGGCTTCACACTCCGCATGAAGCTGCGCGGCACCGTGGCGGAACTCGCCCCCTACAGTGACGCATTCACGTCATCGGCGGCCATTTCTGGTGAGGCCGAGGCGTGCTACGCCCTCACCTACGAGCCGCCCGGTGCCGCGGAGACGCGGGGCAGGACGAGCTGGACGGCCGGCAGCGGCGCGGTGGCCGACGACCCTGATCCCGGCGCGCGGAACAGGCTACGTCACGTCTACCTGCCACCGTTGCGCGACGCCATCCGCGAACTGGGATCGGCCGGCACCTCCCGAATCCGGGCGATCATAGCCCGCCTGCTAGACGACGAAACCTTCGTCGATGAGCGCGGGGATCGCCATGATCGTGAACGTTTCCAGACCGCGGTTGGCGACCAATTGCGCACCATCGAGGCCAATCCGGTCCTTCAGCGGGCAGCGCAGATGGTTAATGAACCCCTCGCTGAGCTCACCAGTGGCGCCCATGAGCAGGTCACCGATCTTGGCTACGGGCGGGCGGACCTCGCCAGTCTGGTGAAGGGGCTGCGGATACGCATGGCGGACGCCGGGGTGGTGCCTCGTGAGCTCGCCGAGTCCGGGATGGGCTACGCGAACCTCGCCTACATCGCCACCGTCCTGACCCACCTGCATGCGGCGGCCCAGGCGGACCTGACGCTGCTGCTTCTCGAAGAACCAGAGGCACACCTGCATCCACAGCTGCAGGCGGTCCTGCTGGACTACCTCTCCCGTACCGCACATAACTCTCAGCAGGCGCCTGGCAACGGTTGGCTGGGGCGCATCCAGGTGGTGGTCACCACCCACGCGCCGCTCTTGGCGGCACACACCGACGTGGCCGACGTCGTGGTGCTGCAACGGCGCCCGGTCAGCCCAGGCGAGTCCCGCCCCGTCGACCCCTTTGCGAAGAGCATGCCGGTCAGGTTCACCGCATCGGCGGTCGCCGTCGCCGAACTCGGCCTGCCGCCCAGCGACGAAGCGCGCGTGAACCGCTACCTCGACGCCACCCGCAGCAGCATGCTGTTCGGCCCCCGCACCATCCTGGTCGAAGGGATCGCCGAGGCCATTCTGCTACCCGCGATGGCGAGGAAACTGTTCAACGGACGAGATTGGACGCGCTTCGTCGGCTCCACCATCATCGCGATCGACGGTGTCGACTTCGCCCCCTACCTGCGGATGCTGCTCACTATGACACCGTCGGGCCGCATCGCCGAGCGCGTGGTCGTGCTCACCGACACTGACCCTGGCAAGCGCCATGACCCCCTCGGAAAGCTCCACCGCCTGATCGCAAGCCTCAACGCGACCGAGGTCGCCAGCGTCTTCGCCGCGCCCAGCACGTTGGAACCGGAACTTCTGGGAGCGGGCAACGCTGGTTTCTGGCCCGCCTGGGCCGCGCAGCGCCCGACAGCCGGCCCGAAGGTCAAAGCCAAGATCGACGCTGCTGCCGACGCCGACGAACGAGCCCGCATCCTGATCGCCGCCATGAAGAACACCAAGCTGCGCAAAGGCGACTTCGCGCAGGATTTCCTCGACCACACCGTGCGCGGCAACCACCCGCTGCAGGTGCCGCCCTACATCCAGGAGGCGCTGACATGGCTGGTGGCAACACCGTCATGACCGCATCGGCCACCGCCATCGCGGACGACCTGCACCAGCGTCGCGCGTCAGCTATCGCCCAACAGGACACCGTCGTGGCCACTGCCGCACCCCGCGCGGTCCTCGCCTGCCCGGGCGCCGGCAAGACCCGCACCATCGTGGAACGACACTGCACCACCCCCCGCAACCAACCGACAGGCCGAGCCATCACCTCCTTCACCAAGGTGGCGGCAGCGCAGATCCGTGCCCGCGCCCACGAACTCAACCGTCCCGACCTGCTGCAACACCCGAACGCCATCATGACTCTGGACGGGTTCTTCTGGCGATTCCTCGTCCGCCCCTTCCTACCCCCACCCGACACCACCAACCAACGCCCGTTCCGACGGCTCGAAAGCTGGCGAGACGCACCCCGGCAACTGCGACAGATCGAATACTGGACCGAGAAGAACCGCCAGCAATTCGACCTCGCCGACTTCCAGTTCCGCTATCCCGGCGGAAACTCAGCACCGATCGCAACCCTGACCGGTGCCCCCCGCTTCGAAGGCGGGCGCCGACACCTCAGCGACGACCAAATCGCCGCCGTCTGTCGATTAGCCGAGCAGCGGCGCACCGAACTAGCCAACACCCACCGGCTCTTCACCGGCGAGGAGGTCCGCCGCCAAGCCGGCGTCAACCTCGCAACGCGGAAAGAAATACTGGCGCACACCCTCCCCACCCGGTTCACCGAGCTGATCATCGACGAGGCCCAGGACTGCTCCGACATCGACGTCGACATCGTTCGGGGCATCCAACTACTCGGACTGCCCACCCTCATCATCGGCGACCCAGACCAAGCCATCTACGGCTTCCGCAACCAGGGCCCGCCCGCGATCACCCGACTACTCAACCACGCCGAAACCATCGAGCTAACCGGCAACTGGCGCTCATCAACCACCATCTGCCAACTCGCCGCAACCATGCGCACCGACCCACAGAGACAGGTGCCTGACATCGCACTGGCCGAGCACCACGACAGCGACCTGCCGGTCCACCTCATCGCGCTCGACAAGGGCAAAGAGCTAGCAGCCTTCGACACCATCGCGACCAACGCCGACATCGCCCCAGCCGACCGGCTCATCCTTGCCCACGGTGCGGCGACCCTGCCCGGGCTCGGCGGTCGTGCTCGACGACCACCATCCAGCCCAGTCGAATCACTCATCTGGGCCGTCGGCGTTCTGCGTCAACCACCCTCAGACCAACGCACCCGAGCCCTCGCCGAGCAGACCCTCCAAGCCACCCTCGTGCGGTACTGGATGCCCGACGCCGACAGCACCGCAGCAAACGACCGGCACGCTGTCTATGGCATCGACCCACACCACCTCCGTCGCCTGGCCGCCACCGCACTACACGAACTGCCCGAGCTGTCCCTGCCCGCCGCTGACTGGTGCACAGCAGCCCGCCGCACCTTCGACACGCTGTCGCCGGCTCCTGGACGAACGACGCCCGCCGGCATCGCCATCACCTCCCCCAGAGGCAAAGGCACCAAGACCGCGAGCGCAATCGCCAAAATTCCTGTGACCCCCCGCGGTCTTCCTGCAACACGGGCCGATACCGTGCACCAGGTCAAGGGCGAGGAGGCTGAGGCCGTCCTCATGCTGGTGCCCGACGAGGACCGGACCACCCGGATGCTCACACTGTGGATCGAGGGCATCGCGCGAACAGCGCCGGCCGACAGCACTTCACCTGACACGGCAGAAGCGTTGCGGGTCCTCTATGTCGCCGTCACCCGCGCTCGACGGCTTGTTGCGCTCGCACTTCCCCCTGTCCACATTCCGGAGGTCGCCCGATACCTGACGAGCCGCAACGTGCCCGTCGTCGTGACCGCGTCAGACTGACATCTGACGGCTCACCGTTTGCCGTAAGGGTAAGGCAGGTTCTCGGAGTAGACGCCCGGCGGCCGGGCCCACCGAGCGGGCCATGCCGGCGCATCATCGGGAATAGGGTTGCCGTGCATGGAGTGGGACTACGAGGCGTACCGGTTGATCGATCCCGGTGAGGCCGAACAGCGGTTCTCCTCGTCCGCACATGTTGGTTATCCCTACGCCGACCCCGCCGACCAGCAGGAGATTCGACTGTTCGAGGGCGATTGGACGGTCGACGGGGACCTGATGTCGGCGTTCGACTTCACCCGGCCGCCGTACCACGTCATCATCGACGGCGACCTCACCCAAGTCAGTGAGCTGACCTGGGTGACCGACGACCGCTCCTCGTTTTTCCTGGTCTGTGGCAATGTGGAGGCCCGGGCGGTGACGCTCGGCGGAGTCACCGCAGGGCCGGAACTTGTCATCAGCGGGAGTCTGGTGGCAGACGAGGGCGTACTGGGCGACTGCGACGACCCCGGCGGACGGCTCGTTGTCCACGGTCGTACGCACACCCCAATCGCGGTGGTACTCGACGCCTTCGTCACGGATTTTCGTCGGTCGCTGGACGGCGTCGCCGTCGGCGAACCCAGCGCCTTCGTCGGGTCGCATCCTGTCGCCAGCTACGCGGACGCACTGCGCCCCAGGCTTATCGTCGACGGCGAGCTCGACAGGGAAGCAATCTGGGAAGACCTCAGCGCTGGCGGCGCCGCTTCCCTCCTGTGGTCGCAGTACAACCCTCGGTCGGACTGACCGCTTCCGCGGTGGCAGGCAGGTGGAATCCGGGCCCGGGTGTCGGTGAGGCCGGCCTGCCACTCGGTCTACCTCCCATCCGGTGCCCGACGGCCCGAAAGCAAACCTCGCCGAGCAGCGGGCGAATTCGGGTTGGGCAGGCTGCGCAGCAGGATGCCGTGTCCGTTGATCTGCATGAGTCCGCGATCGAGTCGGACGGTGAGGCGTCTGCCGGCGAAGTGGTAGCCGACGGGGTGTTGACGGCCGGCGAGGATGATCAGGCCGGTGGCGTTGACGAGCCGTTCGAACTCGATCGGGGCCGGTAGTGATTGGTGGCGGCCCGGCGGGTCGGCCGTCGTCGGCGAGGTGGCGCAGGTGGGTGGGGTGAGTCGGGACGGGACGGGCTTGAGTCGGACGCCGTCGAGAGGCAGGTGAACGACGGTGGTGTCGGCCCACAGGGTGACCTCAGTCCGGCTCGGCTGGGGCTGCCAGAACTGCTGTCCGCAGACGGTGAGGTTGCCCCAGGCGGGAACGAGACGGGTGACCTCCACGGCCGGGCCGACTTCGCCGCTTGGCGACGCGGCAGCGACGGACGCCGAGTCGGCGGATGACGCTGGCGCCGACGGCGGCGCAAGCGGCGGCTTTCGGGGAGCGGGGATGATGGCGGAGGTCAGCGTCGGTGGAAGCCGCAGCGGCAGCTGCTCGTCCGCCGGGAGAGGCCGCGAAACGGTCCGATGGGCACGCCATGCCCAGAGACCGTTGTGGCCGTTCGGTCGAGTATTCCGGCGGGCCGACGAGAGGAAGCGGGTCGGCGGCGGGATGCCGCGTATCCTGCATCGAGCATTGGCTACGACAGAATGCTCCGCGAACACGTAGCCCGAGCTGCGTGTGGGGCCAGACCCTTCGCCGGTGAGTAGAGGCGTTTGCGCCGCAGGCCACGGACCGCGGTCGTCCGGCCCCGACGCGCGCCGGCGGGATTGGTATTTGATGAGTCTGATTCAGATGTCTGTGCGGGTGGGCTGCTCGGAGTTGGACGCAGATGGTGTGAAGGACCTGACCGCTGGGCTTCGACGGGAGGTTCTCACCACGGATGTAGCCGGCGCAGAGTGGGCTACGGCTGGGGATGCTCCGGCCGGGGCTAAGTCTGGGATCGCGGTCGCGGCTGGTGCGCTAGCGGTGACGCTGGCGCCGATAGTGGTCGAGAGCCTGATGGGCGTCATCGCGTCGTGGCTGAGCCGGCAGCCGGC
Coding sequences within:
- a CDS encoding ECF transporter S component family protein, translated to MSTLTVAVRVPGRAVLAITMASFLGFVAFLWPFVVAPGTFGSNQTPPLMFGVLLLLVLAVIFAEIADGRIDAKALAMLGVLSAINAALRPLGAGTAGIETVFFILVLAGRVFGPGFGFALGCTSLFASALLTGGVGPWMPYQMFGCAWVGMFAGLLPRLRGRAEIALLAAYAAVSGYFFGFMLNLSFWPFSLDPTSSIAYQPGLPMLDQLHRYLTFFTVTSLGWDTGRAVTTAVLVTLAGPAVLGAFRRAARRAHFQAAPTFTAAVSTAAHSEPASAGHESQT
- a CDS encoding ATP-dependent nuclease; the protein is MYLAELELSGFRAFTKARIPLRRGVTVLLGENSAGKSGGMDALRLVTDPLDGRRSLWADPDDVCRTGEHAGFTLRMKLRGTVAELAPYSDAFTSSAAISGEAEACYALTYEPPGAAETRGRTSWTAGSGAVADDPDPGARNRLRHVYLPPLRDAIRELGSAGTSRIRAIIARLLDDETFVDERGDRHDRERFQTAVGDQLRTIEANPVLQRAAQMVNEPLAELTSGAHEQVTDLGYGRADLASLVKGLRIRMADAGVVPRELAESGMGYANLAYIATVLTHLHAAAQADLTLLLLEEPEAHLHPQLQAVLLDYLSRTAHNSQQAPGNGWLGRIQVVVTTHAPLLAAHTDVADVVVLQRRPVSPGESRPVDPFAKSMPVRFTASAVAVAELGLPPSDEARVNRYLDATRSSMLFGPRTILVEGIAEAILLPAMARKLFNGRDWTRFVGSTIIAIDGVDFAPYLRMLLTMTPSGRIAERVVVLTDTDPGKRHDPLGKLHRLIASLNATEVASVFAAPSTLEPELLGAGNAGFWPAWAAQRPTAGPKVKAKIDAAADADERARILIAAMKNTKLRKGDFAQDFLDHTVRGNHPLQVPPYIQEALTWLVATPS
- a CDS encoding UvrD-helicase domain-containing protein produces the protein MAGGNTVMTASATAIADDLHQRRASAIAQQDTVVATAAPRAVLACPGAGKTRTIVERHCTTPRNQPTGRAITSFTKVAAAQIRARAHELNRPDLLQHPNAIMTLDGFFWRFLVRPFLPPPDTTNQRPFRRLESWRDAPRQLRQIEYWTEKNRQQFDLADFQFRYPGGNSAPIATLTGAPRFEGGRRHLSDDQIAAVCRLAEQRRTELANTHRLFTGEEVRRQAGVNLATRKEILAHTLPTRFTELIIDEAQDCSDIDVDIVRGIQLLGLPTLIIGDPDQAIYGFRNQGPPAITRLLNHAETIELTGNWRSSTTICQLAATMRTDPQRQVPDIALAEHHDSDLPVHLIALDKGKELAAFDTIATNADIAPADRLILAHGAATLPGLGGRARRPPSSPVESLIWAVGVLRQPPSDQRTRALAEQTLQATLVRYWMPDADSTAANDRHAVYGIDPHHLRRLAATALHELPELSLPAADWCTAARRTFDTLSPAPGRTTPAGIAITSPRGKGTKTASAIAKIPVTPRGLPATRADTVHQVKGEEAEAVLMLVPDEDRTTRMLTLWIEGIARTAPADSTSPDTAEALRVLYVAVTRARRLVALALPPVHIPEVARYLTSRNVPVVVTASD